From Arcticibacter tournemirensis, one genomic window encodes:
- a CDS encoding RNA polymerase sigma factor: MNHDLSDKDLWEKVVADNTRAFAVLYNRHWKKLYNTAMYYLKDSDTAEQILHDAFVTLWQRRKHLKIENFNSYIYVTTKYQVYKHLRAPKRIQTESLEDYNELATVLNIAEDRISHDDVVYNLKKCLSELPEACRRIFLMSRLEQLTNDEIAQKLGITKRTVENQITHALKHLRLSRSEILIACVLLDLL; the protein is encoded by the coding sequence ATGAACCACGATCTATCAGATAAAGACCTATGGGAAAAAGTAGTTGCTGATAATACGAGAGCATTTGCCGTGCTATATAACCGGCATTGGAAGAAACTCTACAATACGGCGATGTACTATCTGAAAGATTCAGACACGGCAGAGCAAATACTTCACGATGCTTTTGTAACGCTTTGGCAACGACGAAAACATCTGAAAATCGAGAACTTTAACAGTTATATCTACGTTACTACCAAATACCAGGTGTACAAGCATCTGCGCGCACCGAAACGAATACAAACAGAGTCTCTGGAGGATTACAATGAACTGGCAACGGTCCTAAATATAGCAGAAGACAGGATAAGTCATGACGATGTTGTATATAATTTAAAAAAATGTCTTTCGGAACTTCCGGAAGCGTGCCGTAGGATATTCCTCATGAGCCGACTGGAACAACTCACAAACGACGAAATCGCACAAAAACTGGGAATAACCAAAAGAACCGTTGAAAACCAGATTACACATGCGCTGAAGCACCTTCGCTTATCGCGAAGCGAGATACTGATTGCTTGTGTGCTGCTTGATTTGCTTTAA
- a CDS encoding SusC/RagA family TonB-linked outer membrane protein, with protein sequence MRKKAFTLLLAGFFLSAPLYAQILLRGTVVDKEKQPIPGVSISLANGKGTSTGPNGEFSITYDGPGILKIFAIGYERQQIRLTSQTRLDILLKDDQQVLNEVVVTALGISREKKSLGYASQEVKSEELTKAGQLSVTGSLAGKVAGVQINQFGGTVGASSRITVRGNSSLRPDQQPLIVVDGIPISNDIQRTGDNTYNGVDYGSGLNDINPNDIESVTVLKGGAAALYGMRAGNGVILITTKSGKGGDKGVTISYDGNYTVDQASTFPKLQNLYGQGSIGDEYHYGLNAKGLSYQDYASQKSFTYVDGTGSGGGVYDGFDESWGPRLDAGLKLAQFDSPVVNGVRQQTDWISHPDNVKDFFRIGYSMNHNLSLLSRTDKSNTRVSVSYRDQEGTVPNTDQRRYGIQLNNNMNISEKVSYDVTASYTRTESDNLLNQGYGGNNPMNGFIWSGRQMNMKSLEENWDQRDEKGNYTYYNWNTNYHINPFFNVHENTNGYQRDRFFGKTSLYYQPYQFLKIEGRMGLDYYGSKMLEKNYYSSDFPFGGFRDINIDNTEFNLDFIASFNKQFGVFNLSANAGANYRDAQWARSLQGADALAVLGSYTISNKSGDAITEMDHTHVRSNSVYAAASLGWKDQLYIDASARNDWSSTIRDDFFYPSVSLSWLPTTSFGGLKGGILSFWKLRASWAEIGAGTTAYNDRLYYYPQTKSFDGVAQIYKSMVYPNKNLRPESIKTWEVGTELGFFHDRLHTDITYYHKTATDQILNVATSNVVGFNSMVLNAGKIENKGIEIQLYGDILRKKDDLVWRSTFNFAKDQSKVIELYPQLDVDTYQIGWTWGIATMAKAGEKWGALVGTGYDRVEDGPMKGAIKVRSNGLIVDKASQNIGNVTPDFLLSWRNDVTIKDFSFGLFLDMRKGGDIWSQTMSHGYAAGTASITAEGGIRERAIVAGVDVMTDERFAMQAAGGSWVPNTIATNAQSWYESGGISQMYVFDGSFIKLREASITYNVPQKYLQRIKGIKRATVSLIGSNLALLWVDDSNTMRLDPETGGVSSDSRGVGFEQASVPTSRSFGLKLGVTF encoded by the coding sequence ATGAGAAAAAAAGCCTTTACGCTTTTGTTAGCTGGGTTTTTCTTATCTGCACCTCTTTATGCGCAAATCTTATTGCGCGGAACGGTAGTAGACAAAGAAAAACAGCCGATCCCAGGGGTCTCAATTAGTCTTGCCAATGGCAAAGGAACATCTACCGGGCCTAATGGAGAGTTTTCCATAACTTACGACGGTCCTGGTATATTAAAAATATTCGCTATAGGATATGAGCGACAGCAGATTCGTTTGACGAGTCAAACCCGGCTGGATATCCTATTGAAGGATGATCAGCAAGTTCTGAATGAAGTTGTCGTTACAGCATTGGGTATTTCACGTGAAAAGAAGTCCCTCGGGTATGCCAGTCAGGAAGTGAAATCCGAAGAACTTACTAAAGCTGGTCAACTGAGTGTAACCGGATCGCTTGCCGGGAAAGTTGCAGGTGTACAAATCAATCAGTTTGGTGGTACAGTTGGGGCTTCATCTAGAATTACAGTAAGGGGCAATTCTTCACTACGTCCCGATCAGCAGCCGCTGATCGTTGTAGACGGAATTCCTATTTCAAACGATATTCAACGTACGGGTGATAATACTTATAACGGAGTGGATTATGGCTCTGGTTTAAACGACATCAATCCAAATGATATTGAGTCAGTAACGGTCTTGAAAGGAGGAGCGGCTGCACTCTATGGTATGCGGGCGGGCAACGGGGTTATATTGATTACAACCAAGTCGGGGAAAGGCGGCGACAAGGGCGTTACAATATCTTACGATGGCAACTACACAGTCGATCAGGCGTCCACGTTCCCGAAGCTACAAAATCTGTATGGACAAGGTTCTATCGGCGATGAGTACCATTATGGCCTAAACGCGAAAGGGCTAAGTTACCAGGATTATGCTTCTCAAAAGTCGTTTACTTATGTTGACGGAACAGGAAGTGGCGGAGGTGTATATGACGGATTTGACGAGTCCTGGGGGCCGCGATTAGATGCCGGACTGAAACTTGCTCAGTTTGACAGCCCGGTAGTAAATGGTGTACGTCAGCAAACTGACTGGATCTCTCACCCCGATAATGTGAAGGATTTTTTCCGGATTGGCTATTCAATGAACCACAATCTGTCATTGTTGTCCCGCACAGATAAGTCAAATACACGCGTCTCTGTATCTTATCGTGACCAGGAAGGAACTGTACCTAATACTGATCAACGCAGGTATGGTATACAGCTCAATAATAATATGAATATCAGCGAGAAGGTATCATATGATGTCACTGCAAGTTATACCCGGACGGAGAGTGATAACCTGTTAAATCAGGGATATGGGGGAAATAATCCAATGAATGGATTTATCTGGTCTGGCCGTCAGATGAATATGAAAAGTCTGGAAGAAAACTGGGATCAGCGCGACGAAAAGGGAAATTATACGTACTATAATTGGAATACTAATTACCATATCAATCCTTTTTTTAATGTGCATGAAAATACCAACGGCTATCAAAGGGACCGTTTTTTTGGCAAGACGTCGTTGTATTATCAGCCCTACCAATTTCTAAAAATTGAAGGCCGAATGGGGCTTGACTATTATGGTTCCAAGATGCTGGAGAAGAACTATTATAGTAGCGATTTTCCTTTTGGAGGCTTCAGAGATATAAATATCGATAATACAGAATTCAATCTCGACTTCATAGCATCCTTTAACAAACAGTTTGGTGTTTTTAATTTATCAGCTAACGCTGGGGCCAACTATCGCGACGCTCAATGGGCCAGATCTTTACAGGGGGCTGATGCGCTGGCGGTTTTAGGCAGCTATACTATTTCAAATAAGTCTGGAGATGCCATTACAGAGATGGATCATACTCATGTTCGCTCTAACTCAGTATATGCAGCAGCTTCTTTAGGGTGGAAAGATCAGCTGTATATCGATGCAAGCGCACGTAATGACTGGAGTTCAACCATCCGCGACGATTTCTTTTATCCTTCGGTAAGCTTGAGCTGGCTGCCGACCACGTCGTTCGGGGGATTGAAAGGGGGCATATTATCCTTTTGGAAGCTGCGTGCATCATGGGCTGAGATAGGGGCAGGCACAACTGCTTATAACGACAGGCTGTATTACTATCCACAAACAAAGTCTTTTGATGGTGTCGCCCAGATATACAAAAGTATGGTATATCCCAATAAGAACTTACGTCCGGAAAGTATTAAAACCTGGGAAGTCGGTACCGAATTAGGTTTTTTTCATGATCGTCTGCATACTGATATTACCTATTATCATAAAACTGCTACAGACCAGATTCTAAACGTAGCAACATCAAACGTGGTAGGCTTTAACTCGATGGTCCTCAATGCTGGTAAGATTGAAAATAAAGGAATTGAAATTCAACTGTACGGCGATATCCTCCGGAAAAAAGACGATCTGGTATGGAGAAGTACGTTTAACTTTGCCAAAGACCAAAGCAAAGTTATCGAACTTTACCCTCAACTGGATGTTGACACGTATCAAATAGGCTGGACATGGGGTATTGCCACCATGGCCAAAGCAGGGGAGAAGTGGGGGGCTCTTGTTGGGACCGGTTATGACAGGGTAGAAGACGGTCCGATGAAAGGTGCTATCAAAGTTAGATCAAACGGTCTGATTGTGGATAAGGCATCCCAAAATATTGGAAATGTAACCCCCGATTTCCTGTTAAGCTGGCGGAACGATGTTACGATAAAAGATTTCTCTTTCGGTCTCTTTCTGGATATGCGTAAGGGCGGCGACATCTGGTCTCAGACCATGAGCCACGGCTATGCTGCCGGGACGGCCTCTATTACAGCAGAAGGTGGAATTCGCGAACGGGCTATAGTCGCGGGTGTCGATGTAATGACTGACGAACGTTTTGCCATGCAGGCCGCCGGCGGTTCTTGGGTTCCTAACACGATTGCAACCAATGCGCAATCCTGGTATGAAAGCGGTGGTATTTCACAAATGTATGTATTCGACGGATCATTTATTAAACTAAGAGAGGCATCTATTACATATAATGTCCCTCAGAAATACCTTCAAAGGATAAAAGGCATAAAGCGGGCAACTGTCTCTCTAATAGGATCGAACCTCGCGTTACTTTGGGTTGACGACTCGAATACTATGCGTCTCGACCCTGAAACAGGAGGAGTATCGAGCGACAGTAGAGGAGTCGGATTTGAGCAGGCTTCGGTTCCAACATCGCGCAGTTTTGGGCTGAAGTTAGGTGTTACATTTTAA
- a CDS encoding SusD/RagB family nutrient-binding outer membrane lipoprotein, with amino-acid sequence MKIIFCKIGIPVIVALTILSSCSKSFEEVNTDPDALTSTPPTNQLANVIRNTGEQFGGDVDGFGTFAGYIVKIQYLDYMGGLKPDNNGYGNRWYACYYNNTQLKDLLEKTEAAADSYKNIRMVARIWQCYMWQYLTDGWRDVPYTEALKGSEEEGSILRSKYDKQEDIYPSVMADLKAVADEMAAGFGTDELGEGDLIYKEGGREMERWQRFCNSLRLRMAIRISGVSPVLAKSTIEEICGNPDKYPVIESNVDNCYLKWPGAAPYYEPWYKTGYVDRRIDNFGMSDIFIDHLKQTQDPRIRTVANAASDGEYRGYQNGAATIPPELSEISFIGDRYMKDAGGFTPFFKSCESYYIIAEAAMLGYSVGISAQNAYEKAVRLSMEDNGLTTADANTYLAGKGKWNNTKERIWWDMWVALFKNNFEAWALYRRTGIPSTNYPSLNSVYGDAHNDQPFRIPYPNNQYLYNKKNLDVVLANVVDYAWGQQMWWDTRTGVK; translated from the coding sequence ATGAAGATTATATTTTGCAAAATCGGGATACCCGTCATAGTGGCATTAACCATATTAAGCAGTTGCTCTAAGTCATTTGAAGAAGTTAACACAGACCCGGATGCACTAACCAGTACCCCTCCCACCAATCAATTGGCCAATGTGATTCGAAATACAGGCGAGCAGTTTGGTGGCGATGTAGATGGTTTCGGTACTTTTGCCGGGTATATCGTTAAAATTCAGTATCTGGACTATATGGGCGGTTTGAAACCCGACAATAATGGATACGGCAACCGTTGGTATGCTTGCTATTATAATAATACTCAGTTAAAGGACCTCCTCGAGAAAACAGAAGCGGCTGCAGATTCTTATAAGAATATCCGTATGGTTGCCCGCATTTGGCAATGCTATATGTGGCAGTATTTAACTGACGGCTGGCGGGATGTACCCTATACGGAGGCTCTGAAAGGATCGGAGGAGGAGGGTAGTATCCTCAGGTCGAAATATGATAAACAAGAGGATATCTATCCTTCAGTGATGGCCGACCTAAAAGCTGTTGCAGACGAAATGGCTGCAGGTTTTGGCACTGACGAGTTAGGTGAAGGTGACTTAATCTACAAAGAGGGTGGGAGAGAAATGGAAAGGTGGCAACGCTTTTGCAATTCGCTTCGCCTACGCATGGCTATTCGCATTTCAGGAGTGTCCCCGGTACTTGCAAAATCTACGATTGAGGAGATTTGCGGTAATCCCGATAAGTATCCGGTAATAGAGTCGAATGTTGATAATTGTTACCTGAAATGGCCTGGTGCCGCTCCTTATTATGAGCCTTGGTACAAAACTGGCTATGTAGACAGACGGATTGACAACTTTGGTATGTCCGACATTTTTATTGATCACCTAAAACAAACGCAAGACCCCCGTATCCGAACTGTTGCCAACGCAGCCAGTGATGGAGAGTATCGCGGTTATCAGAATGGAGCGGCAACGATACCTCCAGAACTCAGCGAAATTTCCTTTATCGGCGATCGGTATATGAAAGACGCAGGAGGATTCACTCCTTTCTTTAAGTCCTGTGAGAGTTATTATATTATAGCTGAAGCGGCGATGCTGGGTTATTCGGTAGGTATTAGCGCTCAGAATGCTTATGAGAAGGCGGTTAGGTTATCTATGGAAGACAATGGATTAACAACAGCCGATGCCAATACATATTTGGCAGGAAAGGGGAAATGGAATAACACTAAAGAACGTATATGGTGGGATATGTGGGTTGCGTTATTTAAAAATAACTTCGAGGCATGGGCCTTATACCGGAGGACAGGCATTCCTTCGACAAATTATCCTTCGTTGAATTCTGTTTATGGTGATGCACATAACGATCAGCCGTTTCGAATCCCTTATCCCAATAATCAATATCTCTACAATAAGAAGAATCTTGATGTGGTATTGGCAAACGTCGTTGATTATGCCTGGGGGCAGCAAATGTGGTGGGATACAAGGACTGGTGTTAAGTAG
- a CDS encoding putative Ig domain-containing protein, with translation MRKLLFSLCLLVWGLTVNSQNRLFLTEAKFQTGNEVIWSSPDFDDSSWKTIKTTTFYEHQGIDYDGYSWYRFHVVMPSAMKTNSRLKDSLAVYLGYIDDCDEVFFNGVQVGKTGIMPDNGANYQTAYFQERMYHLPLSKLRMNWDKDNILAIKVYDGGGDGGIGGAKPYIAMLDIINSISIDKSKSFTFSAASATKAVSVVNKNKIAVNGTLEVAVKDNRTGKSATTGKYLLHLPSGGTKTINVRNENKEGLSLTYIFTEKITGKRITEDDPMPYILTPKSPVTPRINGAEASGVRPGSPFLYKIAATGKKPLRYDASPLPEGLKLDHSTGIISGRIAQRGDYQIKLTVNNALGKAERMLTVKVGDLLALTPAMGWNSWNCWGLSVTADKVKSSAQALIDKGLIDHGWTYINIDDGWESASRNSDGTIGTNDKFPDMKGLGDWLHSHGLKFGIYSSPGTLTCGGFLGSLDHESQDAETYNSWGVDYLKHDWCSYGKVAGNDTSREAYVKPYRVMQKALRSQPRDIYYSLCQYGMGDVWKWGPDVDANSWRTTGDITDTWASLYDIGFRQYKLSAFAKPGRWNDPDMLIVGRVGWSGNLRNTRLTPDEQYTHITLWSLLSSPLLIGCDISQMDDFTLSLLTNDEVIAVNQDVLGRQAERVFANDDYQVYIKQLADGSKAIGVFNLTEVYKPIVLNWNSLNLGSVKQVRDLWRQKDLNEIKSHWSYTLAPHGTVMLKVR, from the coding sequence ATGCGTAAACTCTTATTTTCCTTGTGCCTTTTGGTGTGGGGCCTCACGGTAAATTCCCAGAACAGGCTGTTTTTAACAGAAGCCAAATTTCAAACCGGCAATGAAGTTATCTGGAGCAGTCCTGATTTTGACGACTCGTCATGGAAGACTATTAAAACGACGACGTTTTATGAACATCAGGGAATTGATTATGATGGATATTCCTGGTATCGCTTTCATGTCGTTATGCCTTCGGCTATGAAAACAAATTCACGTCTCAAAGATTCGCTGGCTGTTTATCTTGGCTATATCGACGACTGCGATGAAGTATTTTTTAATGGCGTGCAGGTTGGAAAAACCGGCATAATGCCTGATAATGGTGCAAACTACCAAACAGCGTACTTTCAGGAACGCATGTACCATTTACCTCTCAGCAAGCTCCGCATGAATTGGGATAAAGACAATATACTCGCAATAAAAGTTTATGATGGCGGCGGCGATGGCGGTATAGGAGGCGCCAAGCCATATATTGCCATGCTTGATATTATTAATTCCATCAGCATTGACAAAAGTAAAAGTTTTACATTCAGCGCAGCTTCGGCAACTAAGGCAGTCAGTGTTGTCAATAAAAACAAGATCGCGGTAAATGGCACATTGGAGGTAGCTGTAAAAGATAACCGGACAGGTAAATCTGCTACCACTGGTAAGTACCTCCTTCATCTTCCCTCAGGGGGAACCAAAACGATAAACGTTCGTAACGAAAACAAAGAAGGGCTCTCGCTTACATACATTTTTACCGAAAAAATTACCGGAAAAAGAATTACTGAAGATGATCCTATGCCCTACATCCTGACCCCAAAATCGCCGGTTACTCCCCGAATAAATGGTGCTGAGGCCAGTGGCGTGAGGCCGGGTTCTCCTTTCCTATATAAGATCGCGGCAACGGGCAAAAAACCACTGCGATACGATGCATCCCCATTACCGGAGGGCCTGAAATTAGATCATTCAACAGGTATAATCAGTGGCAGGATTGCCCAGAGGGGCGACTATCAGATAAAACTTACAGTTAACAATGCGCTTGGTAAGGCGGAACGCATGCTGACTGTAAAAGTTGGCGATCTGCTTGCATTAACGCCAGCTATGGGATGGAATAGCTGGAACTGCTGGGGGCTTTCGGTCACTGCCGATAAAGTAAAAAGCTCTGCACAGGCTTTAATAGACAAGGGCCTTATTGATCATGGTTGGACTTATATCAACATCGACGATGGATGGGAATCGGCAAGCCGCAATTCCGATGGGACGATTGGCACTAACGACAAATTTCCAGACATGAAGGGTCTTGGCGACTGGTTACACAGCCACGGATTGAAGTTTGGAATCTACTCATCTCCAGGAACGCTCACTTGCGGCGGCTTTCTCGGTTCGCTGGACCATGAATCACAGGATGCTGAAACTTATAACTCATGGGGCGTTGACTATTTGAAACACGACTGGTGCTCTTATGGCAAGGTGGCAGGTAATGACACTTCGCGTGAAGCGTACGTAAAACCATATCGGGTAATGCAAAAAGCACTTCGTTCCCAGCCGCGCGATATTTACTACAGTCTCTGCCAATATGGAATGGGTGATGTTTGGAAATGGGGCCCGGATGTGGATGCAAATAGTTGGCGCACCACTGGTGATATTACAGATACCTGGGCCAGTTTATATGACATCGGTTTCAGGCAGTACAAGCTTTCAGCCTTCGCTAAACCAGGTCGCTGGAATGACCCCGACATGCTTATTGTAGGTCGCGTAGGTTGGAGCGGTAATCTCCGCAATACGCGTCTTACTCCCGACGAACAGTATACACATATTACATTGTGGAGCTTGCTATCATCGCCTTTATTAATTGGTTGCGATATCAGTCAGATGGATGACTTCACCCTCAGTCTTCTAACTAACGACGAGGTCATAGCAGTAAACCAGGACGTACTCGGCAGACAAGCTGAGCGTGTTTTTGCTAATGATGATTATCAGGTTTATATAAAACAACTTGCCGACGGAAGTAAAGCAATCGGAGTTTTTAATCTTACAGAAGTGTATAAACCCATAGTTCTTAATTGGAATAGCCTTAATCTGGGTTCAGTAAAACAGGTTCGTGATCTATGGCGTCAGAAAGATCTCAATGAGATTAAATCACACTGGAGCTATACACTTGCACCTCATGGCACGGTAATGTTAAAGGTGAGGTAA
- a CDS encoding FecR family protein, whose translation MKKINASGVCVGRKNTSLVEKEVMETDQYLLLYEKYLAGKCTPEEEEQLFSDKPDGFTLYESFDGADLREEKERRRRVFQQIRGTITRKRKRVLTLRMLYAAAASVALILLAGIFNKDAILPAVQSQKKVSVSKMPVIKPGSNAAVLTLSDGSVIHIDESANGLIASEGKTHVRKLTDGRIIYETGGPDNKQKTSLFNTISIPRAGQYNVTLPDGTQVWLNSESTLIFPVAFTGRDRRVRLKGEAYFEVANDAKKPFMVETETADIEVLGTHFNVRAYPADDAVYATLLEGAVKLNNGRDGKILSPGEQGISLSSNDAISVRKVRVSDAIAWKNGLFVFRDNTVREIMEQVARWYDVEIEFQGNVEERTFGGVYSKNRDLAQLLASMELTGLVHFKAEGRRIIVMP comes from the coding sequence ATGAAAAAAATAAATGCAAGCGGTGTGTGTGTGGGCAGAAAAAATACCTCTTTAGTAGAAAAGGAAGTAATGGAAACTGACCAATACCTGTTACTGTATGAAAAATACCTGGCCGGAAAATGCACTCCGGAAGAGGAAGAGCAACTGTTTAGCGATAAGCCAGACGGATTTACGTTGTACGAATCCTTCGACGGTGCAGATTTGCGAGAGGAGAAAGAACGTCGCAGGCGAGTTTTTCAGCAGATTCGTGGAACTATTACCAGAAAGCGAAAACGCGTTCTCACTCTGCGCATGCTTTATGCTGCAGCGGCTAGCGTCGCTTTGATTTTGCTTGCAGGTATTTTCAATAAGGATGCAATTTTACCCGCGGTTCAATCTCAAAAAAAAGTATCTGTTTCTAAAATGCCAGTGATAAAGCCGGGCAGTAATGCCGCAGTGTTAACCTTATCCGACGGCTCTGTCATCCATATTGACGAGTCGGCAAATGGCCTTATTGCCTCGGAAGGAAAAACACATGTCAGGAAGCTGACAGATGGCCGGATTATATATGAAACCGGCGGACCAGATAATAAGCAGAAAACCTCATTATTCAATACAATATCAATACCAAGAGCCGGACAATACAACGTTACACTCCCCGACGGTACACAGGTATGGCTCAATTCAGAATCCACACTTATTTTTCCTGTGGCCTTTACAGGTCGTGATAGAAGAGTGAGACTGAAAGGGGAAGCTTATTTTGAAGTAGCAAATGATGCAAAGAAACCCTTCATGGTAGAAACAGAAACTGCTGATATAGAGGTATTAGGTACCCATTTTAATGTTCGCGCCTATCCGGCTGATGACGCTGTTTATGCTACCCTTCTTGAAGGCGCAGTTAAGTTAAATAATGGCCGGGACGGCAAAATACTGTCGCCCGGCGAGCAGGGCATCTCCTTATCATCAAATGATGCAATCAGCGTCAGAAAGGTTCGTGTTAGCGATGCAATCGCCTGGAAGAATGGTTTGTTCGTCTTCCGCGATAACACTGTAAGAGAGATTATGGAACAGGTTGCAAGGTGGTATGACGTGGAAATAGAGTTCCAGGGAAACGTGGAGGAAAGAACCTTTGGCGGCGTGTATTCAAAAAACAGGGACCTGGCGCAACTTCTTGCCAGCATGGAGCTGACTGGATTGGTTCACTTTAAAGCAGAAGGAAGGAGGATTATTGTTATGCCATAA